A section of the Deinococcus taeanensis genome encodes:
- a CDS encoding macro domain-containing protein, which produces MTLELVQGDIAAQTTCAVVTAANRELMGGGGVDGVIHRAAGPELLRAIRAIGGTPTGTAVITPAFGLERQGVRHVIHAVGPIWRGGTAGEAQLLAGAYRGSLELAVQARCDSVAFPAISTGVYGYPLAQAAEVALRTITVFLHSHPALRVRLVLFDRGSLNVFTRVQSQLSA; this is translated from the coding sequence ATGACGCTGGAACTGGTCCAGGGCGATATCGCTGCGCAGACCACCTGCGCGGTCGTGACCGCCGCGAACCGTGAACTGATGGGTGGAGGCGGTGTGGACGGCGTGATTCACCGCGCTGCCGGGCCAGAACTGCTGCGCGCCATCCGCGCGATCGGCGGCACCCCCACCGGAACGGCCGTCATCACTCCGGCCTTCGGACTGGAACGGCAGGGCGTGCGGCACGTGATTCACGCCGTGGGGCCCATCTGGCGGGGCGGAACTGCCGGCGAGGCACAGCTGCTGGCGGGCGCATACCGCGGCAGTCTGGAACTGGCGGTGCAGGCGCGCTGTGACAGCGTGGCGTTCCCGGCGATCAGCACCGGCGTGTATGGGTACCCGCTGGCACAGGCGGCTGAAGTCGCCCTACGGACCATCACGGTATTCCTGCACTCTCACCCGGCGCTGCGGGTGAGGCTGGTGCTGTTCGATCGGGGCAGCCTGAACGTCTTTACGCGGGTGCAGTCACAACTGAGTGCATAA
- the gmk gene encoding guanylate kinase — MTSPDTPLSVTPRRGLLLVMTGASGVGKGTLRERWLAGQDVFYSTSWTTREARPGEQHGVHYVFVSPAEFETKALANGFLEHAAFVGNRYGTPIEPIEAALSRGQDVILEIEVEGAMQVKARMGDEAILIFIMPPSLSELRRRLEGRATETPERIEKRLARAREEIREAHEFRYVVVNDDLDRAVDELQAIQRSERARQLPEPEWTELDREARVKADALRSYTLTDAELARIIGE; from the coding sequence ATGACGTCACCTGACACTCCACTCTCCGTTACACCCCGGCGGGGCCTGCTCCTGGTAATGACCGGCGCGTCCGGCGTGGGTAAAGGCACCCTCAGAGAACGCTGGCTGGCCGGGCAGGACGTCTTCTACAGCACCTCCTGGACCACCCGCGAAGCCCGCCCTGGCGAGCAGCACGGCGTGCACTACGTGTTCGTGAGCCCCGCCGAGTTCGAAACGAAAGCGCTGGCAAACGGCTTCCTGGAGCACGCGGCGTTCGTCGGCAACCGCTACGGCACGCCCATCGAGCCGATCGAGGCGGCCCTGAGCCGCGGGCAGGACGTGATCCTGGAAATCGAAGTGGAGGGCGCCATGCAGGTCAAAGCCCGCATGGGTGACGAAGCCATCCTGATTTTCATCATGCCGCCCAGCCTGAGCGAACTGCGCCGCCGCCTGGAAGGCCGCGCCACCGAGACGCCCGAACGCATCGAGAAGCGCCTGGCCCGCGCCCGCGAAGAAATCCGCGAGGCCCACGAGTTCCGGTACGTGGTCGTGAACGACGACCTGGACCGCGCAGTGGATGAACTGCAGGCCATTCAGCGGTCCGAGCGGGCCCGGCAGCTGCCGGAACCCGAATGGACCGAACTGGACCGCGAGGCCCGCGTGAAAGCCGACGCTCTGCGCAGCTACACCCTTACCGACGCGGAACTCGCGCGCATCATCGGCGAATGA
- a CDS encoding DNA topoisomerase IB has product MPGRTDLLQEEYLRREGHDPKAFQYFWPDDTPYTDETGLARIARLAVPPAYEAVFVSPDDTAELQAFGRDAAGRLQYRYHPDFVQAGALKKWQRLTRFAGMLGPLKTTTAADLRAQGLPPRKVTALMTRLLHVARFRVGSDIYARQHKTYGLSTLRQRHVQVSGNTVTFHFKGKHSITQHKATTDRTLAANITRLLELPGPWLFQTADADGARRRIRSGELNAYLREVIGPFTAKDFRTWGGTLLAAEYLAECGVASTDRQARQVLVDCVKYVAADLGNTPAVTRSSYICPVIFDRYLEGKVLDDYEPRAARTDSDLGGLTRSEAALKRMLESEKTLKVPRRKIQ; this is encoded by the coding sequence ATGCCCGGCCGCACCGACCTCCTGCAGGAGGAGTACCTGCGCCGCGAAGGCCATGACCCCAAAGCCTTCCAGTACTTCTGGCCGGACGACACCCCGTACACCGACGAGACCGGCCTGGCCCGCATTGCCAGACTGGCCGTGCCGCCCGCCTACGAGGCGGTGTTCGTCTCCCCGGACGACACCGCGGAACTGCAGGCTTTCGGCCGGGACGCCGCCGGGCGCCTGCAGTACCGTTACCACCCGGACTTCGTGCAGGCCGGCGCACTGAAAAAATGGCAGCGGCTCACCCGCTTCGCCGGTATGCTCGGCCCCCTGAAAACCACCACCGCTGCCGACCTGCGCGCCCAGGGTCTGCCGCCACGCAAGGTCACGGCCCTCATGACCCGCCTGCTGCACGTTGCGCGCTTCCGCGTGGGCAGCGACATCTACGCCCGGCAGCACAAGACGTACGGCCTGAGCACCCTGCGCCAGCGGCACGTGCAGGTCAGCGGCAACACCGTCACCTTTCACTTCAAGGGCAAGCACAGCATCACGCAGCACAAGGCCACCACCGACCGCACCCTCGCCGCGAACATCACGCGCCTGCTTGAACTACCGGGCCCGTGGCTGTTCCAGACCGCGGACGCCGATGGTGCGCGCCGGCGCATCCGGTCCGGTGAGCTGAACGCGTACCTGCGAGAAGTGATCGGTCCGTTCACCGCCAAGGACTTCCGCACGTGGGGCGGAACGCTTCTGGCCGCCGAGTACCTCGCGGAGTGCGGCGTGGCCAGCACCGACCGGCAGGCGCGGCAGGTTCTCGTGGACTGCGTGAAGTACGTGGCCGCAGACCTGGGCAACACGCCCGCCGTGACGCGCAGCAGTTACATCTGCCCCGTCATCTTCGACCGGTACCTGGAGGGCAAGGTGCTCGACGACTACGAGCCCCGCGCCGCGCGGACCGACAGTGACCTGGGCGGCCTGACCCGCAGCGAGGCCGCGCTGAAGCGCATGCTGGAAAGCGAGAAGACCCTGAAGGTGCCCCGCAGAAAGATTCAGTAG
- the ung gene encoding uracil-DNA glycosylase — translation MSDQPDLFGPVPATPDAPRAILPAGLPGSWQQALHAEFSAPYFHELKDFLSAERREHHVYPPAPDVFNALRFTPLEDVRVMILGQDPYHRPGQAHGLSFSVRPGVTIPPSLRNIYKELTADLPGFTAPRHGYLKHWADQGVLLLNAVLTVREGQANSHANKGWEHFTDAVIRAVNAKPERVVFILWGAYARKKKKLITAPHHVILESAHPSPLSEAKFFGSRPFSQTNAALTGAGLPPIDWQLPQQAE, via the coding sequence ATGAGCGACCAACCAGACCTGTTCGGCCCCGTTCCCGCCACCCCGGACGCGCCCAGAGCCATCCTGCCTGCCGGTCTGCCCGGCAGCTGGCAGCAGGCCCTGCACGCCGAGTTCAGCGCCCCATACTTCCACGAGCTCAAGGACTTCCTGAGCGCAGAACGCCGCGAGCACCACGTGTACCCGCCCGCCCCGGACGTGTTCAACGCCCTGCGCTTCACCCCGCTCGAAGACGTCCGCGTCATGATCCTCGGGCAGGACCCTTACCACCGGCCCGGTCAGGCGCACGGCCTGAGCTTCAGCGTCCGGCCCGGCGTGACCATCCCGCCCAGCCTGCGCAACATCTACAAGGAACTCACGGCCGACCTGCCCGGCTTCACCGCGCCCCGCCACGGGTACCTGAAACACTGGGCGGATCAGGGCGTGCTGCTCCTCAACGCCGTCCTCACCGTTCGCGAAGGGCAGGCGAACAGCCACGCCAACAAAGGCTGGGAGCACTTCACGGACGCCGTGATCCGCGCCGTGAACGCGAAACCTGAACGTGTGGTGTTCATCCTGTGGGGCGCCTACGCCCGCAAGAAGAAGAAACTCATCACCGCGCCGCACCACGTCATTCTGGAGTCGGCACACCCCAGCCCGCTCAGCGAGGCGAAATTCTTCGGGTCCCGGCCGTTTTCGCAGACGAACGCCGCCCTCACCGGGGCCGGCCTGCCGCCCATCGACTGGCAACTGCCGCAGCAGGCCGAGTAA